CCTCCAGTTCCTTGGCGCTGAGGGTCTCGCGCTCGATAAGGGCCTGGGCTATGAGCTCCAGCTGGTCCCGATGCTCCGTGATAATCTGGCGGCAGGCCTCGTAGGCTTCCTCCATGTAGCGGCGCACTTCCTTGTCTATTTCGCTGGCCACTTCCTCGGAGTAGTTCCGCTGATGGTTGAAATCACGGCCCAGGAACACCTGATGGTTCTGGCTTTCACCGTAAGCTATGGGCCCCAGCTGGTCGCTCATGCCGTACTGCATGATCATGCTGCGCACGATGCGGGAAGCCTGCTGGATGTCCTGGGAGGCGCCGGTGCTGATTTCCTTCAGCACCACTTCCTCTGCCACCCGGCCGCCCATGGCCACCTTCAGGCGGTCCATCAGCTCGCTGCGGGTAGCGTAGGAGCGGTCCTCCTTGGGCAGCATCAAAGTGTAGCCGCCGGCGCGGCCACGGGGAATGATGGTGACCTTGTGCACAGGATCGGCATGCTTCAGCATCATGCCCACCAGAGTATGACCGCCCTCGTGATAAGCGGTGAGGCGCTTCTCCTCATCACTCATGACATGGGAACGGCGCTCGGGGCCGGCCATTACCCTTTCAATGGCTTCTTCAAGTTCTGCCATGAAAATCTTCTTCTTGTCGCGGCGGGCAGCCAGCAGGGCTGCCTCGTTCACCAGGTTGCTGAGGTCAGCACCGGTGAAGCCGGGAGTACGGCGGGCCAGTACATCCAGGTCTGCATCCTCTGCCACGGGCTTGCCCTTGGTGTGAACCTTCAGGATAGCCAGACGGCCCCGCACATCGGGCTTGTCCACCACAATCTGGCGGTCGAAGCGGCCGGGACGCAGGAGAGCCGGGTCCAGGATATCCGGGCGGTTGGTGGCGGCGATGATGATGATGCCTTCGTTGGCAGCAAAGCCGTCCATTTCCACCAAGAGCTGGTTCAGGGTCTGCTCGCGCTCGTCATGGCCGCCGCCTACGCCTGCGCCGCGCTGGCGGCCCACGGCATCAATCTCGTCGATGAAGACGATGCAGGGAGCATTCTTCTTGGCCTGCTCGAAGAGGTCGCGCACGCGGGAAGCACCCACGCCCACGAACATCTCCACGAAGTCAGAACCGCTTATGGAGAAGAAGGGCACCCCGGCCTCACCGGCTACCGCCCGGGCCAGCAAGGTCTTGCCTGTGCCCGGAGGGCCAAAGAGCAGCACGCCCTTGGGAATGCGCGCTCCGAGATCCGTGAACTTGTCCTTGTCCTTCAGGAACTCCACTACTTCCTCAAGTTCCTGCTTGGCTTCATCAGCCCCTGCCACATCCTGGAAGGTGACCTTGATCTTGTCCGCACCGCTCATGCGGGCACGGCTCTTGCCAAAGGACATGACTCTGCCGCCGCCCCCCTGGGTCTGCTGCATGATGAAGAACCAGACACCAATGAGGAGCAGGATAGGCAGGATAGAGGAGAACATGGTGGACCACCAGGGAGGCTCCGGCGGATTGTCCGCCGCTATCTCCACCCCTTTGGCGGTGAGTTTCTCATAGAGATGCGGGTCACTGTAAGGCTCATCAGGTGTGATGGTGGTAAAATCCGTACCATCTGAAAGCTTGCCCTGAATCGTATTCTTGATCAGGGTGACCTTCTGTACTTCCCCGGCATCTACCTGATGCAGGAACTGGCTGTACTCCACCGACTTGTTCACCGTTTGCTTGGTGGAGAAATAGTCAATGATGGAAATAGCCACGAGGATGATCAGCAGGTAAAAGCCTACGTTGCGTAGAAATTTGTTCAATCCATTGCCCCTCCTTCTGTCAGGGCCATGAATCCCTGCCCTGCAAGATTTTGTCCATATTTCAAGCTATAATTAA
This genomic interval from Selenomonas sp. AB3002 contains the following:
- the ftsH gene encoding ATP-dependent zinc metalloprotease FtsH, which produces MNKFLRNVGFYLLIILVAISIIDYFSTKQTVNKSVEYSQFLHQVDAGEVQKVTLIKNTIQGKLSDGTDFTTITPDEPYSDPHLYEKLTAKGVEIAADNPPEPPWWSTMFSSILPILLLIGVWFFIMQQTQGGGGRVMSFGKSRARMSGADKIKVTFQDVAGADEAKQELEEVVEFLKDKDKFTDLGARIPKGVLLFGPPGTGKTLLARAVAGEAGVPFFSISGSDFVEMFVGVGASRVRDLFEQAKKNAPCIVFIDEIDAVGRQRGAGVGGGHDEREQTLNQLLVEMDGFAANEGIIIIAATNRPDILDPALLRPGRFDRQIVVDKPDVRGRLAILKVHTKGKPVAEDADLDVLARRTPGFTGADLSNLVNEAALLAARRDKKKIFMAELEEAIERVMAGPERRSHVMSDEEKRLTAYHEGGHTLVGMMLKHADPVHKVTIIPRGRAGGYTLMLPKEDRSYATRSELMDRLKVAMGGRVAEEVVLKEISTGASQDIQQASRIVRSMIMQYGMSDQLGPIAYGESQNHQVFLGRDFNHQRNYSEEVASEIDKEVRRYMEEAYEACRQIITEHRDQLELIAQALIERETLSAKELEELLEKGRLSEQKDDNDGPKDDGPKDGDPALIPPMFKPIPVKVPVPEAEEKEKEEEVTVKSTEPKFNVTHFDD